One Akkermansiaceae bacterium genomic region harbors:
- a CDS encoding polyprenyl synthetase family protein, producing MKLINQATGLNPVAEKCDRAFRQSLPESFKDDAPVSEALRYCLRHPGALVRAQLAYQTCLTVGINEDSALQLATGVEYLHTASLLFDDLPCMDDAMERRGFPTVHAIYAEDSAILAALALVNRGYTLLWSAMQDQDKAARLKAAEYLDRCLGVCGILGGQSRDVHMTPQATSVEVIRVAYGKTVSLVKMAMAFPAMLGSAGESRDLELLATYWGLAYQVSDDLKDVCASSQSTGKTVRQDAGKGRPNIAVCEGVSKAVNRMFHYVAKGDAVLERLVSGRREWVFLSAMRKRFEDELAFWQHEAQELSMTGTQ from the coding sequence ATGAAACTCATCAATCAGGCAACGGGGCTTAACCCCGTTGCCGAAAAATGCGACCGGGCGTTCCGCCAATCGTTGCCCGAATCCTTCAAGGATGACGCACCCGTGTCTGAGGCGCTGCGTTACTGCCTGAGACATCCGGGTGCCTTGGTGCGTGCCCAGCTCGCCTACCAGACTTGCCTCACCGTCGGTATCAACGAGGATTCGGCGCTGCAACTTGCCACAGGTGTGGAGTACTTGCACACGGCGTCACTCTTGTTTGATGACCTGCCGTGTATGGATGATGCGATGGAACGTCGCGGGTTTCCCACCGTCCACGCCATCTATGCAGAGGACTCTGCCATACTAGCCGCCTTGGCCCTGGTCAACCGGGGCTACACGCTGCTCTGGTCGGCCATGCAGGACCAGGACAAGGCAGCGCGGCTCAAGGCTGCCGAATACCTTGATCGCTGCCTCGGCGTGTGTGGTATTCTAGGTGGGCAAAGTAGGGATGTCCACATGACGCCTCAGGCGACTTCCGTGGAAGTGATCCGGGTGGCCTACGGGAAAACGGTGTCGCTGGTGAAAATGGCGATGGCGTTTCCAGCCATGTTGGGGAGCGCCGGAGAATCGCGTGACCTCGAACTGCTTGCCACCTACTGGGGGCTGGCCTATCAGGTGTCCGATGACCTCAAGGACGTGTGTGCTTCATCGCAGTCAACCGGAAAAACCGTACGTCAGGACGCCGGGAAAGGCCGCCCTAACATCGCGGTCTGCGAGGGTGTTTCCAAGGCAGTGAACCGTATGTTCCATTACGTCGCCAAGGGGGACGCCGTGCTCGAGCGCCTCGTGTCAGGGCGCAGGGAGTGGGTTTTTCTCAGCGCGATGCGGAAACGCTTCGAGGATGAGCTTGCTTTCTGGCAGCATGAGGCGCAGGAACTGTCCATGACCGGTACCCAATGA
- the eboE gene encoding metabolite traffic protein EboE, whose protein sequence is MKIADAHLAYCTNIHPAETWGETWEALKKHTLSVRDKVAPPGTPYAIGLRLSAVAAGELLQGDNLENFQQWLSEENCYVFTINGFPYGSFHGTRVKEKVYQPDWTSSERLEYTNNLFIIIAQLLPEGIEGSVSTLPGSFKEFHADEAALFKNLEACAKSIEVLSGLFERDLHLGLEPEPLGHFENTEETLAFFERFLDTVDDPELIKRRIGINYDTCHFALEFDDCHRSLAALRDAGLRISKVHLSSALEFDPTSEEALEKIRDFDEPTYLHQVIVQGHNGKLARFKDLPEYLVTRSDKAPTPDARILSADEKGRIHFHIPLYAQPEPPLASTQDHARDALAYFQQHPNFCRHFEIETYTWGVLPGALQIPVEDQIAREYEWVRSNISF, encoded by the coding sequence TTGAAAATCGCTGACGCACATCTCGCCTACTGCACCAATATCCATCCTGCCGAAACCTGGGGGGAAACTTGGGAGGCACTCAAAAAACACACCTTATCTGTCCGGGATAAAGTCGCCCCCCCTGGCACCCCCTACGCTATCGGACTGAGGCTCTCAGCCGTCGCGGCCGGGGAGCTTCTCCAGGGTGACAACCTCGAGAATTTCCAGCAATGGCTCTCCGAGGAAAACTGCTACGTATTCACCATCAACGGTTTCCCCTATGGCTCGTTCCATGGCACCCGGGTGAAGGAGAAAGTCTATCAACCCGACTGGACAAGCAGCGAGCGACTCGAATATACGAACAATTTATTCATCATCATCGCCCAACTCTTACCAGAGGGAATCGAAGGTTCGGTTTCCACCCTCCCTGGATCATTTAAAGAATTCCATGCTGACGAAGCTGCCCTTTTCAAAAACCTGGAAGCCTGCGCAAAGTCGATTGAAGTATTATCGGGCTTATTCGAACGCGACCTCCACCTCGGGCTCGAGCCCGAGCCGCTGGGACACTTTGAAAACACCGAAGAAACGCTCGCTTTTTTTGAGCGGTTTCTCGATACCGTGGATGATCCCGAGCTGATCAAACGCCGCATCGGCATCAACTACGACACCTGTCACTTTGCGCTCGAATTCGATGACTGCCACAGATCGTTGGCCGCGCTGCGTGATGCGGGTCTACGCATTTCCAAAGTGCATCTATCATCTGCACTGGAATTCGACCCGACATCTGAGGAAGCTCTGGAAAAAATTCGGGACTTTGACGAGCCCACCTACCTCCACCAGGTCATCGTCCAAGGACACAACGGCAAACTCGCGCGTTTCAAAGACCTTCCTGAATACCTGGTAACCCGTTCCGACAAAGCCCCGACTCCTGACGCCCGAATCCTGTCAGCTGACGAAAAGGGTCGTATTCACTTCCACATCCCGCTCTACGCGCAACCCGAGCCACCACTGGCGTCCACCCAGGACCACGCCAGGGATGCGCTCGCCTACTTCCAGCAGCATCCCAATTTCTGCCGCCACTTTGAAATTGAGACCTACACCTGGGGCGTGCTGCCGGGTGCATTACAGATTCCGGTCGAGGACCAGATTGCCAGGGAATACGAATGGGTGCGAAGCAATATTTCGTTTTGA
- a CDS encoding TatD family hydrolase, with protein sequence MKYIEPHAHMVSRTTDDYQAMAMAGCEVICEPAFWAGFDRTSTQGFYDYYRQLTDYEPKRAAKFGIKHYSWLCINPKEAEDAGFAREVMAIIPEFLDQDNVLGIGEIGMNKNTVNELAIFEEHVALAQKYDLSILIHTPHLEDKLKGTRLTIDALKNAHVDPGRVIIDHVEEHTAGLVLDAGFWAGMTLYPESKCSLPRAVDILENFGTENIWMNSACDWGVSDPLAVAKCMVEMKKRRHSEELISKVVYDNPVEFLSQSKNFKV encoded by the coding sequence ATGAAATACATCGAACCACACGCCCACATGGTGAGTCGGACCACCGACGACTACCAGGCCATGGCCATGGCTGGCTGCGAGGTCATCTGCGAACCCGCTTTTTGGGCAGGGTTTGACCGGACTTCGACCCAAGGGTTTTACGACTACTACCGCCAACTCACCGATTACGAGCCGAAGCGCGCCGCCAAGTTCGGCATCAAACACTACAGCTGGCTTTGTATCAATCCGAAGGAAGCCGAAGACGCTGGTTTCGCCCGCGAAGTCATGGCCATCATTCCCGAGTTTCTCGACCAGGACAACGTGCTGGGCATCGGGGAAATCGGTATGAACAAAAACACGGTCAACGAGCTGGCCATTTTCGAAGAACATGTCGCCCTCGCGCAGAAATACGACCTCTCCATCCTGATCCACACCCCACACCTCGAAGACAAACTCAAAGGCACCCGCTTAACCATTGATGCTTTGAAAAACGCCCATGTCGATCCGGGCCGGGTCATCATCGACCACGTTGAGGAACACACCGCCGGACTTGTCCTCGATGCCGGTTTCTGGGCCGGTATGACGCTCTATCCTGAATCAAAGTGCAGCCTGCCCCGCGCTGTCGATATTCTGGAGAATTTTGGCACAGAAAACATCTGGATGAACTCGGCGTGCGACTGGGGTGTTTCGGACCCGCTCGCCGTTGCCAAGTGTATGGTCGAGATGAAAAAACGCCGGCATTCCGAGGAACTCATCAGCAAGGTCGTGTATGACAATCCGGTGGAATTCCTCAGCCAGTCGAAGAACTTCAAAGTCTAA
- a CDS encoding pyrimidine/purine nucleoside phosphorylase: MQFTNVTAEAKANVYFDGKVVSHGITLEDGTTKTFGLIYPGSYHFGTKKAERMEITEGACIVTLDGLDGSDGFNAGEHFDVPADSGFTIEVSEGICQYICSYIES; the protein is encoded by the coding sequence ATGCAATTTACCAATGTTACTGCCGAGGCAAAAGCGAACGTCTACTTTGATGGCAAAGTCGTCTCCCATGGGATTACCCTTGAGGATGGAACCACCAAGACCTTTGGTCTGATCTATCCGGGGAGTTACCACTTCGGAACGAAAAAGGCCGAGCGTATGGAGATCACGGAAGGTGCCTGTATCGTCACGCTCGACGGCCTGGATGGAAGTGACGGGTTCAATGCTGGCGAGCATTTTGATGTTCCCGCTGATTCAGGTTTTACCATCGAAGTCAGTGAGGGGATTTGCCAGTATATTTGCTCGTACATCGAGTCTTGA
- a CDS encoding four helix bundle protein — protein sequence MGKFASSAKDLEVYQLAYRQAMELFHLSNSFPSEEKYSLTSQIRRSSRSVQANLREAWAKRRYEAHFISKLTDCDGENQETDTHMDFARDCGYIDPATIVRLQETNQQIGRMLGKMITNPQPWIIA from the coding sequence ATGGGGAAATTTGCATCATCCGCGAAAGACCTGGAGGTTTATCAGTTAGCCTACAGGCAGGCGATGGAGCTATTTCATCTGAGCAATTCGTTTCCTTCGGAAGAAAAATACTCCCTGACCAGCCAAATCCGAAGGTCATCACGGTCTGTGCAAGCAAACCTCCGTGAAGCGTGGGCCAAACGTCGTTACGAAGCACATTTCATAAGTAAACTCACTGACTGTGATGGAGAGAATCAAGAAACCGATACACACATGGATTTTGCCAGGGATTGCGGATATATTGACCCGGCAACTATCGTACGCCTTCAAGAAACCAACCAACAAATAGGCCGAATGCTTGGAAAAATGATTACCAACCCTCAACCGTGGATCATCGCGTAA
- a CDS encoding DUF4266 domain-containing protein, translating into MIKSFLILTGSALLIGISSCSQHLVRVKPYERGNLASPLMSEDTDPLQKPMSEHVYFSREGSFGGGGVGGGGCGCN; encoded by the coding sequence ATGATCAAGTCATTTCTAATCCTGACAGGCTCAGCACTGTTGATCGGTATCAGCAGTTGCTCCCAACACCTCGTTCGCGTCAAACCCTATGAGCGGGGAAACCTGGCTAGTCCTCTGATGAGCGAAGATACAGATCCCTTGCAAAAACCCATGTCCGAGCATGTCTACTTCTCCCGTGAGGGGAGTTTTGGCGGTGGTGGAGTCGGTGGCGGTGGCTGTGGCTGTAACTAA
- a CDS encoding ABC transporter ATP-binding protein, with translation MKKENTLIDARDVTKSYEDGKIQVLHGASLTIQKGEIVALCGPSGGGKSTLLHILAGIDFADSGVVLVEGKALDTEARRTRMLRERIGFVFQLHNLIPDLTLYENCMIPCVAAGIKSAVAKERFNELVARTGIGHRVNNRIQDLSGGERQRAALCRALMNRPDIILADEPTGALDEKSREQVFSLLLELVKSEGGTLVMATHDKELAQRADRVLTVSNGVVSVE, from the coding sequence ATGAAGAAGGAAAATACTCTGATCGATGCGCGCGATGTCACCAAAAGCTACGAGGACGGAAAAATCCAGGTGCTTCATGGTGCCAGCCTGACAATCCAAAAAGGTGAGATCGTCGCACTCTGCGGCCCGTCGGGTGGTGGCAAATCAACCTTGCTCCACATACTCGCAGGCATTGATTTCGCCGACAGCGGAGTGGTGTTGGTCGAGGGAAAGGCATTGGACACCGAAGCCCGGAGAACCCGGATGCTGCGTGAGCGGATCGGGTTTGTGTTCCAACTTCACAACCTGATCCCCGACCTGACACTCTACGAAAACTGCATGATCCCTTGTGTCGCGGCCGGTATCAAATCCGCTGTTGCCAAAGAGCGGTTCAATGAGCTCGTCGCGCGCACGGGCATTGGCCACCGGGTGAACAACCGTATCCAGGATCTTTCCGGCGGCGAGCGTCAACGGGCGGCGTTGTGCCGGGCACTGATGAACCGCCCCGATATCATCCTCGCCGACGAGCCGACAGGTGCCCTCGATGAAAAGAGCCGTGAGCAGGTATTCTCGCTTTTACTCGAACTGGTGAAAAGCGAAGGCGGCACGCTGGTGATGGCGACCCACGACAAAGAACTCGCCCAGCGCGCCGACCGTGTCCTCACGGTTAGCAACGGTGTGGTATCGGTTGAATAG
- a CDS encoding DUF3570 domain-containing protein, giving the protein MNKKYIIYTPAVLPLATQAGAGVAIDSHRYDLSYQIYQERADRIRIESYYLRTQFDLSNDTSFRFQYLRDAISGASPSGVLPDSGQSFLSELEDVRTGIMAALSHQFGDHRVEFELSRSSEDDYLSYGFALSDKWELNQKNTTFTYGVNYVDDQVAVFGLPDQDKKNYDLFAGVTQIIDKNTTVSINFTLGYSEGYLNDPYKVIQRNETVVFPGIPPIPVVNVYAENRPDSRFRQVLQLEGKHFFEKADASLDVMLRLSNDDYGVFSQTAEVEWRQAIGESWELNPFIRYYQQNAADFFANTLNDVPITDPARYPDGSGPNYSSDYRLSSFNALSLGLRLRYQITENVSMSAAYEHYSMTGQGSDQAPDQAYIDADIWTFGLNAKF; this is encoded by the coding sequence ATGAACAAAAAGTATATCATCTATACCCCAGCGGTTCTTCCGCTCGCTACCCAGGCGGGGGCGGGTGTTGCCATCGACAGCCACCGCTACGACCTGAGCTACCAAATCTATCAGGAGCGTGCGGACCGTATCCGGATTGAGTCGTATTATCTGCGCACCCAGTTTGATCTGAGTAACGACACGTCATTCAGGTTCCAATATTTGAGAGACGCGATCAGCGGGGCATCACCATCGGGTGTCCTTCCTGACAGCGGCCAATCGTTTCTCTCTGAACTTGAGGATGTGCGCACGGGGATTATGGCAGCGTTGTCGCATCAGTTTGGCGACCACCGGGTCGAATTCGAGCTGTCCCGCAGTAGCGAGGATGATTACCTGTCCTATGGTTTTGCGCTCAGTGACAAGTGGGAGTTGAACCAGAAAAACACGACCTTCACCTATGGGGTCAACTACGTCGACGATCAGGTAGCGGTCTTTGGTTTGCCGGATCAGGATAAGAAAAATTATGATCTGTTTGCAGGTGTGACCCAGATCATTGATAAAAACACAACGGTATCGATTAATTTCACACTGGGTTATAGCGAGGGATATCTCAACGACCCGTATAAGGTGATCCAGCGTAATGAGACTGTTGTTTTTCCCGGGATTCCTCCGATTCCGGTGGTGAATGTCTATGCCGAAAACCGCCCCGACAGCAGATTCCGCCAGGTTCTCCAGTTAGAAGGGAAACACTTCTTTGAAAAGGCTGATGCCAGTCTGGATGTTATGCTGCGGCTCTCAAACGATGATTATGGAGTATTCTCACAAACAGCCGAGGTGGAATGGCGGCAAGCCATCGGTGAATCATGGGAGCTCAACCCGTTTATCCGGTACTACCAGCAGAATGCGGCTGATTTCTTTGCCAATACACTCAATGACGTGCCCATCACAGATCCGGCAAGGTATCCAGACGGATCGGGGCCGAATTACTCATCGGATTACCGTTTGTCTTCGTTCAATGCCCTGAGTCTGGGACTCAGGCTTCGTTACCAGATCACGGAGAATGTCTCCATGTCAGCGGCCTATGAACACTACAGCATGACTGGCCAGGGTTCCGATCAAGCCCCCGACCAAGCATACATTGATGCCGATATCTGGACCTTCGGATTGAATGCCAAATTTTAA
- a CDS encoding FAD:protein FMN transferase, giving the protein MSNPATSISIKPDERGVRGIAFRALGSSCKINFIQPDEQAALKFLAEALSWLETFEKKYSRFRPGSEVSRINAAAGIDWVKVDHHMEHILDLIDNLYGMTKGILDPTMLPLLKVWDWKTVHTRLPDTQVVDAALKLTGWGKVQRKPGAVFLPEKGMGLDFGGFGKEFAVDHVTRIAHQNGITDALIDLGQDLFAIGGNGVHPFWHVGIQNGRHKDKYLGGLAVSGYAVSSSGDYERGFEHNGVRYGHILDPRTGWPVSNGMCSVTALAPSCLQAGVLSTTVFVLGRQEGIAFATRAPDVEACIQDDRGTEKTPGFMSRQVTAA; this is encoded by the coding sequence ATGAGCAATCCAGCGACATCCATATCCATCAAACCCGACGAACGTGGTGTCAGGGGCATTGCGTTCCGTGCGCTTGGCTCGTCGTGTAAAATCAATTTCATCCAGCCCGACGAGCAAGCGGCGCTGAAGTTTCTCGCCGAGGCACTGAGTTGGCTTGAGACGTTTGAGAAAAAGTATTCGAGGTTCAGACCCGGGTCCGAGGTTTCCCGGATCAACGCGGCGGCGGGCATCGACTGGGTCAAGGTCGACCACCACATGGAGCATATCCTGGATTTGATCGATAACCTGTATGGCATGACCAAGGGTATCCTTGATCCCACGATGCTGCCACTGTTGAAAGTATGGGACTGGAAAACCGTGCATACCCGGCTTCCCGACACCCAAGTGGTGGATGCAGCGCTGAAGCTGACAGGGTGGGGGAAGGTCCAACGCAAACCGGGTGCTGTTTTTCTTCCGGAAAAAGGCATGGGGCTCGATTTTGGTGGCTTCGGCAAGGAATTCGCAGTCGATCACGTGACACGTATTGCCCATCAGAATGGAATCACCGACGCGCTGATCGACCTTGGCCAGGATCTGTTTGCGATCGGTGGCAATGGCGTTCATCCGTTCTGGCATGTGGGCATTCAGAATGGCCGACACAAGGATAAATACCTCGGCGGACTCGCAGTCTCGGGCTACGCCGTATCATCGTCAGGCGATTATGAACGAGGATTTGAACACAACGGAGTCCGTTATGGCCACATTCTCGACCCTCGCACCGGCTGGCCGGTTTCTAACGGTATGTGTTCAGTCACCGCTTTGGCGCCGTCATGCCTTCAAGCCGGAGTGTTAAGTACCACGGTTTTTGTGCTCGGCCGACAAGAGGGCATCGCCTTTGCAACCCGCGCACCGGATGTGGAAGCCTGTATCCAGGACGACCGAGGGACTGAAAAAACCCCGGGTTTCATGAGCCGACAAGTCACAGCCGCATAA
- a CDS encoding TlpA family protein disulfide reductase, which yields MKTILLTTVVTCSLLMHSMAKEPSVGQALPSLSQLLPGSSVPKTKGKVVLVDFWASWCAPCKASFPCFTRLHNKYASKGLVIIAIGVDEDVRKYKAFAAKNKAPFLLAHDSSHKAAAFFNPPTMPSSYLVDRKGVIRHIHKGFKGKKTEALYEKEIIALLGK from the coding sequence ATGAAAACCATACTACTAACAACCGTCGTCACCTGTTCCTTGCTGATGCATTCAATGGCCAAAGAGCCATCCGTAGGTCAGGCTCTACCCAGCCTGTCTCAACTGCTTCCCGGGTCATCAGTTCCCAAGACAAAAGGCAAAGTGGTTCTTGTCGATTTCTGGGCATCATGGTGCGCCCCGTGTAAGGCGTCATTTCCATGTTTCACCCGACTTCACAACAAGTATGCCTCCAAGGGCCTGGTCATCATTGCGATTGGCGTGGACGAGGACGTCAGAAAATACAAAGCCTTTGCAGCTAAGAACAAGGCACCGTTTCTGCTTGCGCACGATAGTTCCCACAAAGCCGCGGCCTTCTTCAATCCGCCCACGATGCCATCGAGTTATCTGGTCGATCGCAAAGGCGTGATACGCCATATCCACAAAGGCTTCAAAGGTAAAAAAACCGAGGCTCTCTACGAAAAGGAAATCATTGCCCTGCTCGGTAAATAA
- a CDS encoding YceI family protein, protein MKLQHLPIVAASLVGVIGSLHATTFEVDKANSSVLIDVKATGDSFTGTLDSYTAVIEGDKASNKPSKVTFDWDFLNLKTGKDKRDTEMISWLEKKSKGNFTLDSFTKRTDGRTWAKGKITIHGVTQVIEFPAKVLAKGNKMTIRGTAVIDTRKHDLPIIKMIGLFKVNPLVTVRFTLRGTLK, encoded by the coding sequence ATGAAATTACAACATCTACCCATCGTCGCCGCCTCGCTTGTCGGGGTCATCGGCAGCCTCCATGCCACCACTTTCGAGGTGGATAAAGCCAATAGCTCGGTCCTGATCGACGTCAAGGCTACGGGCGACAGTTTCACTGGGACACTCGACAGCTACACAGCTGTCATCGAAGGCGACAAGGCCAGCAACAAGCCAAGCAAAGTAACCTTCGACTGGGATTTCCTGAATCTGAAAACCGGGAAAGACAAGCGTGACACCGAGATGATCTCCTGGTTGGAAAAAAAATCGAAGGGCAACTTTACCCTGGATAGTTTTACCAAGCGTACCGATGGACGTACTTGGGCAAAGGGGAAAATAACGATTCACGGGGTGACCCAGGTGATCGAATTCCCAGCCAAGGTCCTGGCCAAAGGAAACAAGATGACAATCCGCGGCACGGCTGTCATTGATACGAGAAAACACGATCTGCCCATTATCAAGATGATCGGCCTCTTCAAGGTGAACCCACTGGTGACGGTGCGTTTCACGCTAAGGGGAACGTTAAAATAA
- a CDS encoding ABC transporter permease: MSLLRLISTNLRRHRVRTAIGATGIAFGVATMLCVVTILQGAIHMFERILSSDSEMIVFEKNVSDLFFSSVPIDVVDELNGLAMVERAEPALFGIVSSPEQPVITCFGIRTDAARLKSSEWVSGSADDFTEDGNAIVIGSRAAEFLNAVVGEDVAIGNEKFPVAGIIKTENGFEDGGVFMPLKLCQSYFHKEGNVSVATIKLSDQDGAEAFREYVEKNHPELVAMENDEFSQSYSQFKILKTTGWVVGGCAFLLGGLSVANTMIMSVYGRIREIAILRVCGFSRGQIAQLIFGESVMVSLLGVILGIVLSKAAMLLLKSLPFLQGYVDTNINPMVVLTVVVLAMLTGMAGALYPAAYGMKIKAAEALRFE, translated from the coding sequence ATGAGTTTATTACGACTGATCAGCACCAACCTCCGCCGACATCGTGTGCGCACTGCCATCGGCGCCACGGGGATCGCCTTTGGCGTCGCCACGATGTTATGTGTCGTGACGATCCTGCAAGGGGCGATCCACATGTTCGAACGCATTCTGAGCAGTGACAGTGAGATGATCGTGTTTGAGAAAAACGTATCGGATCTCTTTTTCAGCTCTGTACCAATCGACGTGGTTGACGAGCTGAATGGACTCGCCATGGTCGAGCGCGCCGAGCCGGCGTTGTTTGGTATTGTTTCCAGTCCCGAGCAACCGGTGATCACGTGTTTTGGCATCCGCACGGATGCTGCGCGACTGAAATCATCCGAGTGGGTTTCAGGATCGGCGGATGATTTTACCGAGGATGGTAATGCTATCGTCATCGGTTCTCGTGCCGCCGAATTTCTCAATGCCGTGGTAGGCGAGGATGTGGCCATTGGAAACGAAAAGTTTCCCGTCGCAGGCATCATCAAAACTGAAAACGGCTTTGAGGATGGCGGGGTCTTTATGCCGCTCAAACTCTGCCAGTCGTATTTCCACAAAGAGGGGAATGTCTCGGTGGCAACGATCAAACTCAGTGATCAGGACGGTGCGGAGGCCTTCCGTGAATATGTCGAGAAAAACCACCCTGAACTCGTGGCGATGGAGAATGATGAATTCAGCCAGAGCTACTCGCAGTTTAAAATACTCAAAACCACCGGCTGGGTGGTCGGGGGATGTGCGTTTTTGTTAGGTGGGCTGAGTGTGGCCAATACCATGATCATGTCGGTTTACGGAAGGATACGCGAAATCGCCATCCTGCGTGTCTGCGGGTTCTCCCGGGGTCAGATTGCCCAGTTGATTTTTGGTGAGTCGGTGATGGTGTCACTGCTCGGCGTGATCCTGGGAATCGTCCTCAGCAAGGCCGCGATGCTGCTGCTGAAGTCGCTGCCGTTTCTCCAGGGCTATGTGGACACGAACATCAACCCGATGGTGGTGTTGACCGTCGTGGTGCTCGCCATGCTGACCGGTATGGCGGGGGCGCTTTACCCCGCCGCCTACGGTATGAAAATCAAAGCCGCCGAAGCACTCAGATTTGAATAG
- the cmk gene encoding (d)CMP kinase translates to MSESQTSNHFAVAIDGPAASGKSTVARRLAERLGLIMINTGAMYRAIAWATIEKGVDASDSGAVIAMLKHIEVTCGIKGGGSTILIDGIDPGDALREDPVNARVSKVAAIPEVRELLVAKQREYLTLGSLVMEGRDIGSVVFPDTPYKLYIDASEEVRLARRSAEGLADVVSQRDAEDSKRKTSPLVVADGATVIDSSEMDIDEVVETALLALRAQGLQD, encoded by the coding sequence ATGTCAGAGAGCCAAACATCCAACCACTTTGCTGTCGCCATCGACGGCCCCGCCGCATCAGGAAAGAGCACCGTCGCCCGCCGACTGGCAGAGCGTCTGGGCCTGATCATGATCAACACCGGCGCCATGTACCGCGCCATCGCCTGGGCCACCATTGAAAAGGGGGTGGACGCTTCCGATTCCGGAGCTGTGATCGCCATGCTCAAGCACATCGAAGTCACCTGCGGAATCAAGGGCGGGGGATCGACAATCCTGATCGACGGTATCGATCCCGGTGACGCACTCAGGGAGGACCCGGTGAACGCCCGCGTTTCCAAAGTGGCCGCCATCCCCGAGGTGCGCGAACTCCTGGTCGCCAAACAGCGCGAGTATCTCACGCTCGGCAGTCTGGTGATGGAAGGGCGCGACATTGGCTCCGTGGTTTTTCCTGATACCCCCTATAAACTCTATATCGATGCCTCCGAGGAGGTTCGCCTGGCACGCCGGTCAGCAGAAGGTCTGGCCGATGTGGTGAGCCAACGTGATGCCGAGGACAGTAAACGAAAGACCTCGCCCCTGGTGGTGGCGGACGGAGCCACGGTGATTGATAGCTCGGAGATGGATATTGATGAAGTCGTCGAGACCGCTCTGCTGGCACTCCGCGCCCAAGGACTCCAAGATTAA
- a CDS encoding 1-acyl-sn-glycerol-3-phosphate acyltransferase, with amino-acid sequence MKTIYWFCYTLWKMCFVCFFSYRVIGKEKLVTDGPVLIASNHESYLDPPLVGIGYDKEVYYLARKTLFRGLGAWLYPRLNAVPVDQDRPDMTSLKTIIKLLRQGNQVVVFPEGARTLDGNLQPAEAGTGLIVAKSKAVVQPVRIFGARDALPRGSSKMRFRPITLVVGDPITFSPEELKAKGRDDYQLISDKIMKEIGKLEIS; translated from the coding sequence ATGAAAACAATCTACTGGTTCTGCTACACACTCTGGAAGATGTGCTTCGTCTGCTTTTTTTCTTACCGTGTTATAGGCAAAGAGAAGCTGGTTACCGACGGGCCGGTGCTGATTGCATCGAACCATGAAAGTTATCTCGACCCTCCCTTGGTCGGGATTGGCTACGACAAGGAGGTCTATTACCTGGCGCGTAAAACGCTCTTCCGTGGACTCGGTGCCTGGCTTTACCCGAGGCTGAACGCGGTTCCGGTCGATCAGGACCGACCCGATATGACCAGCCTCAAGACCATTATCAAACTGTTGCGACAGGGCAATCAGGTTGTTGTCTTTCCCGAGGGAGCCCGCACCCTCGACGGGAACCTTCAACCCGCTGAGGCGGGCACTGGTTTGATCGTGGCAAAAAGTAAAGCCGTCGTGCAGCCTGTCCGTATCTTCGGTGCCCGCGATGCGCTACCCCGTGGATCGAGCAAAATGAGATTCCGACCGATCACGCTCGTCGTCGGCGACCCGATCACATTTTCCCCCGAGGAACTCAAAGCCAAAGGCCGCGATGACTATCAGCTGATTTCCGATAAGATTATGAAGGAGATCGGCAAGCTTGAGATCAGTTAG